In the Ipomoea triloba cultivar NCNSP0323 chromosome 6, ASM357664v1 genome, one interval contains:
- the LOC116023129 gene encoding transcription factor HEC2-like, protein MDIEFLKSASEDQLEMMLMMQMEKLPPEFSSGAFSDDISGMQTMNFSPQLMEQNGSSSPAFMGIPSTISFTASPQVAGEFSGFPASPAQKRSTSMAAMREMIFRIAAMQPVHIDPESVKPPKRRNVKISTDPQSVAARHRRERISERIRILQRLVPGGTKMDTASMLDEAIHYVKFLKKQVQSLERAGANRPSGMGFPVPMSSSSSMNGGNYFPMTTKGFHHHPPQNNVQHYADPQLSN, encoded by the coding sequence ATGGATATTGAGTTCTTAAAATCTGCTTCTGAGGACCAGCTAGAAATGATGCTTATGATGCAGATGGAGAAGCTCCCGCCGGAATTTTCCTCCGGCGCTTTTTCCGACGATATCTCCGGGATGCAAACGATGAATTTCAGCCCTCAGTTAATGGAGCAAAACGGGTCATCTTCGCCGGCATTTATGGGAATACCGTCCACCATATCCTTCACCGCCTCTCCCCAAGTCGCCGGGGAATTCTCCGGTTTTCCGGCGTCTCCGGCGCAGAAACGGTCGACCTCCATGGCGGCAATGAGGGAGATGATATTCCGGATCGCCGCCATGCAGCCCGTCCACATCGACCCGGAGTCGGTGAAGCCGCCGAAGCGGCGAAACGTGAAGATTTCGACGGATCCGCAGAGCGTGGCGGCGCGACACCGCAGGGAGAGGATAAGCGAGCGGATAAGGATTCTGCAGCGACTCGTCCCCGGCGGGACCAAGATGGACACGGCTTCCATGTTGGATGAAGCGATTCACTACGTGAAGTTCTTGAAGAAACAAGTGCAATCGCTCGAACGCGCCGGCGCTAATCGGCCTTCCGGGATGGGTTTTCCGGTGCCGATGTCGTCGTCGTCTTCCATGAACGGCGGCAACTATTTTCCGATGACTACTAAGGGCTTTCATCATCATCCTCCCCAAAATAATGTTCAGCATTATGCAGATCCTCAGTTGTCTAATTAG
- the LOC116023215 gene encoding uncharacterized protein LOC116023215 — translation MAELGFRDQASGFRARDVSPDSVIFTADSNLSLFSSASASVDRCSFASDAHDHEDSSFSDTSQPHLAGHEFHDASHGRASDCKTPAVHLSRKEKAKVQIADNSEIETEDENLAVDSARNSFSQALKECQDRRSRSGVPLKKPDRRRPASLDLNNSVTNAANSTSPQFGVMKKVYVTTSRGGAFPSPGTPNYRYSSMGIQKGWSSERVPLHSSASRRQLNNALLPYNNGRTLPSKWEDAERWIFSPVSGDGAMRTSLQQPQRRPKSKSGPLGPPGAAYNSLYSPALPVSKGENNINLLASSPFSTGVMVANGLSIHCGGHGVGENFPACTEPCMARSISIHGFSELISLASLPAAQDEGNNDNDAASNISRVVSRRDMATQMSPETSPQSSSSPPVPSVLPIVEVSGVHSSKSEVRDVPVDERVTVTRWSKKHRSRIPGRSWGSIDDWRRKAVEIRSSSWEVSETTKSISKIKREEARITAWENLQKAKAEAAIRKLEMKLEKKRSSSMDKIMNKLRSAQKKAQEMRSSVLASQGHEATRNPQRALSFRRTRQISSLSGCFTCHAF, via the exons ATGGCGGAGCTAGGGTTTCGGGATCAGGCTTCGGGCTTCAGGGCCCGGGATGTGAGCCCGGACTCCGTCATCTTCACCGCTGACTCCAATTTGAGCCTCTTCTCCTCTGCTTCCGCCAGTGTTGACCGCTGCTCCTTCGCATCTGACGCTCACGACCACGAAGATTCCAGCTTTTCTGATACTTCTCAGCCG CATTTGGCTGGACATGAATTCCATGATGCTTCGCATGGCAGAGCTTCAGATTGTAAAACCCCCGCTGTTCACCTTAGCAgaaaagaaaaggcaaaag TTCAGATAGCAGACAACAGCGAGATTGAGACGGAGGATGAAAATCTAGCTGTAGATTCTGCAAGAAACTCCTTCTCTCAAGCTCTTAAAG AATGTCAAGATAGGAGGTCTAGATCTGGAGTTCCACTCAAGAAACCAGATAGGCGAAGGCCTGCTTCGCTAGATCTGAACAACTCTGTGACCAATGCTGCAAACTCCACATCACCACAATTTGGAGTTATGAAAAAGGTGTATGTCACTACTTCTCGTGGTGGTGCATTTCCTAGTCCAGGAACTCCCAACTACCGCTATTCGAGTATGGGTATTCAGAAGGGCTGGAGTTCAGAGCGGGTGCCATTGCATTCCAGTGCTAGTAGGAGGCAATTGAATAATGCATTGCTGCCTTATAATAATGGAAGGACTTTACCTTCCAAGTGGGAGGATGCAGAGCGGTGGATCTTTAGTCCTGTATCTGGAGACGGTGCAATGAGGACTTCATTGCAGCAGCCACAAAGGCGGCCCAAATCCAAGAGTGGACCACTTGGGCCTCCTGGGGCTGCATACAATTCGTTATATTCTCCAGCGCTTCCTGTGTCGAAAGGAGAAAATAACATAAATTTATTAGCAAGCTCTCCTTTTTCCACTGGAGTGATGGTAGCCAATGGTTTATCTATTCATTGTGGAGGTCATGGAGTTGGTGAAAACTTTCCTGCTTGTACAGAGCCGTGCATGGCAAGGTCAATTAGTATTCATGGATTTTCTGAACTGATCAGCTTGGCCTCGTTGCCCGCTGCCCAAG ATGAGGGCAACAATGATAATGATGCAGCCAGCAATATATCTCGTGTTGTTTCAAGGAGGGATATGGCAACTCAAATGAGCCCAGAGACTAGTCCTCAGTCATCTTCCTCTCCCCCAGTACCATCTGTATTACCAATTGTGGAAGTGTCGGGTGTCCATTCCTCTAAATCAGAAGTCAGGGATGTTCCAGTTGATGAGAGGGTTACTGTAACAAGGTGGTCAAAGAAACACAGGTCTCGAATCCCTGGGAGGAGCTGGGGAAGTATTGATGACTGGAGAAGGAAAGCTGTAGAAATACGGTCTTCTAGCTGGGAAGTTTCAGAAACAACAAAGTCTATTTCCAA GATCAAGAGGGAAGAAGCCAGAATAACCGCGTGGGAGAACCTTCAAAAGGCAAAAGCTGAGGCAGCAATCCGGAAACTTGAG ATGAAGCTGGAGAAAAAGAGATCATCCTCCATGGACAAGATAATGAACAAATTGAGATCTGCACAGAAAAAGGCACAAGAAATGAGAAGCTCAGTGCTGGCTAGCCAGGGTCATGAAGCTACGAGGAATCCCCAGAGAGCCTTATCCTTTCGCAGGACTCGCCAAATCAGCTCCTTGAGTGGCTGTTTTACATGCCATGCGTTTTAG
- the LOC116021974 gene encoding protein ROOT INITIATION DEFECTIVE 3, translating to MEPELVIASSSTDAGVSCWDLHSGAEHLSYKNCSSPSHGLAIVAGRFLASSQLRQTRSSSGSIFYWSWNKPQVEVKSFPAEPITPLVSNADGSFIAGGGASGDIYLWQVASGKLLKKWHAHYRGVTCLVFIDDQSLLVSGAEDGSIRVWSLIMVFDDFLRQQAKRPFEHSFSEHTLKVTDIVAGSGGANAIIISASEDRTCKVWSLSRGVVLRDIVFPSIIDAIALDPGEHVFYAGGRDGKIYIGALNALAHSNSNFGPNIVGSLTEHSKGITCLAFSMDGSLLVSGSEDGTIRVWDTKNHNITRIFRHGKGPVNNILVVRPPSHLSARTSITSHPSSTKRPGLPMPPPLEKYTNSSDENNDVKAFIAPQNIPNVHLEASYVSCQTMNNQIRELEQRGSSAATEIETERLKVEHKKSMQMLQQWQKTYRDLHQFCVSEILNGEQIGNADGQGM from the exons ATGGAACCGGAGCTGGTGATTGCTTCGTCGTCGACCGACGCCGGCGTTAGCTGCTGGGACCTCCACTCAGGCGCGGAACACCTCTCCTATAAGAATTGCTCTTCCCCCTCGCACGGCCTCGCCATCGTCGCCGGCCGTTTTCTGGCCTCCTCTCAACTCCGCCAAACCAGATCATCTTCCGGCTCCATCTTTTACTGGTCCTGGAACAAG cCTCAAGTAGAAGTAAAGAGCTTTCCAGCCGAACCGATTACACCGCTTGTTTCTAATGCTGATGGATCGTTTATAGCTGGAGGTGGTGCGTCTGGAGATATATACTTATGGCAG GTTGCAAGTGGGAAACTTCTCAAGAAGTGGCATGCTCATTATAGGGGAGTTACTTGCTTAGTCTTCATTGATGACCAATCACTATTGGTTTCCGGGGCGGAGGATGGAAGTATTAGAGTTTGGTCACTTATAAT GGTATTTGATGATTTTCTGAGGCAGCAGGCAAAACGACCCTTTGAGCATAGTTTCTCTGAACATACTCTAAAGGTGACTGATATTGTGGCTGGAAGTGGAGGAGCTAATGCTATAATTATCTCTGCTTCTGAGGACAGGACTTGCAAG GTATGGAGCTTATCAAGAGGGGTAGTCTTGAGAGATATTGTGTTTCCTTCAATAATTGATGCTATTGCATTAGACCCTGGTGAACATGTGTTTTATGCTGGTGGTAGAGATGGAAAGATATATATTGGTGCACTTAATGCTTTAGCCCACTCAAACAGTAACTTTGGGCCAAACATCGTTGGTTCTTTGACTGAACATAG TAAGGGCATTACATGCTTAGCTTTCAGTATGGATGGATCCCTGCTGGTTTCTGGATCAGAGGATGGCACGATTCGAGTCTGGGATACTAAAAACCACAACATCACTCGCATCTTTAGGCATGGAAAAg GACCAGTTAACAATATTCTTGTTGTTAGACCACCATCACATTTAAGTGCACGAACATCTATTACTTCCCATCCATCCTCAACGAAGAGGCCAGGATTACCAATGCCACCACCATTGGAAAAGTATACTAATTCTTCTGATGAAAATAATGATGTGAAAGCATTCATTGCCCCACAAAACATTCCCAATGTACATCTTGAAGCATCATATGTCAGTTGCCAGACCATGAATAACCAAATCAGAGAACTTGAG CAAAGGGGTTCTTCTGCAGCAACTGAAATAGAGACGGAAAGGCTAAAAGTTGAGCATAAGAAATCCATGCAAATGCTGCAGCAATGGCAAAAGACATACCGAGATCTACATCAGTTTTGTGTGTCCGAGATATTGAATGGGGAACAAATTGGAAATGCTGATGGCCAAGGCATGTGA